From Marinitoga sp. 1197:
ATATTTTTGGATGGTCAGTATTAGGTATATTAAAAGTTACTTTAGAATCAATTCCAATAATAATATTATCTATTTTATTTAATTTAACAACACTTAATTTTATGAATTTTATAGTATCAGTAGGTGTATTCGTTATATCAATGTTAGCATCATTTGATTTTGTATTTTTCTTTTTTGGTATTACATTACTATTTAAAGATGGAGATGAATTAGTAAGTTTAATAGGAAATGCAGCACCATTATTAGGAGGTATGTTTTTTCCAATAACTGTTTTACCAAATTTTTTAAAAATTTTTTCTTATCTTTTCCCATTTAGTTGGGGATTAGACTTAATGAGACATTTATTAATGAATACAAATACAATTTTAGAGATTAATTCAGAATATATAATATTGACTATAATATCGATAGTATATTTAATAAGCGGAATTATTACATTCAAAATTTTAGAAAAAAATCGCGTAAAAAAGGTTTTCAGGGCTTTTAATATAAGTAAAAAATGTGGATTTAATTCTTAATTTGGATGAAAAATAGACTAAACCTTAATAAAAATATATGAAATAATGGAAGAATTGTCGCAAAAAGGGAAAACGATAATATTAGCCAGTCATGACGTAAGTGAAATAGAAAAAACAGAAAGGATAATAGGGTAAAAAAAATAGTGGCAGACAAAAAAACAGAGGAAATACTCAAAAAAACAACAAAAGAAAATGAAGAAAGGTTACTGGAATTAATCAAATAAGATAAAACCAATTAATCATTAACATCAAATAATAGCAAGAATATAAAATTGCATCAATACATTAAACAAAAACTTAACCATAAAAATATATCAGGCGATAAAATAATTATGTAAATTTATTGAATTTAGGAAAAGAAAAATTGATTGTAATTTTACTTAAATTTTACATAGTATAGTTGACTTCTTTTTTTTTTTTGCTAAAATTATTGTAAATTGAATAAGTGAAAATAATATCTTTTAATTATAGAGTAACATAACATAAAAATTATACATTTTCTGAGTTTTATTTTGAATTGCTAAGGTATAAAATTATTATGTTTTCGACAATCTTATTTGCAGGAGATAATGGGAAAAAATATACAACTTATTCAATCCAAAAATTTATTCCTTTCAGCCGGCTGTTTTTTTCTAGTATCATATTTTATAAGAATTATAAAATCAAAAAGGAGAGGAAAAATGGAATTTTTGAATTATCCGAATTCTGGATATCAAACTGATTTTTGTGATAAAGACCAAAATTGCAGTTCGTGCCATAATAGTGGTTGTGATCAAAATCAGGGATGTAACCCAAGTTGCGAACCAGATTATGCCTGTCCGCCTATAAATCCTTATTGTATTCCAATAGGATAAAATATAAGAGCCTTTATAAATAAAGGCTCTATCTAAATAAAAAACTCAAAGGAGTGATTATATGGAATTTATAAATATACCTAAAAACGAATCAAATAAAGAGTTAGATTTCTGTGAAAAAAACATTAACTGTTCATTTTGTTTTAATGATATTTGCGAACATAATAAAGGATGTAATAATTGATAGAAAATAAGAAGGGATGAGAAATATGAATTTTATTAACTTTCCAAAAACAGGGTATAATTTAAATAGCTGTGGTGAAGTAAATCCTAACTGCGGAGTATGTATTGATGGGGGATGCGATTCATGTTTAGGAACATGCATGGATACATGTATTCCACCAGATTCAATGTGTATAAATTGTGGGGCAGGTGAAAAATAATGTATAAAGAATCATATTACAATTATTTTTTTGAAATAGATGAAGTTCCGGTATTGGTTAATTTAAGAACAGGAGCAATAGCAGAAGTAAAACGTGAAAATGTTCAAAAAATAAAGGAAATATTAAAAGGAA
This genomic window contains:
- a CDS encoding ABC transporter permease, whose translation is MVNSLYLAKANFLTAKKYKIDWYGSFFTPLLTILPVFLLFYFWEKSGLVQFFYGNTNTKNIFGYILIGAAYWNYIEVLWGVIFTLRHYMRIGQLEEIFLMPINPFGYIFGWSVLGILKVTLESIPIIILSILFNLTTLNFMNFIVSVGVFVISMLASFDFVFFFFGITLLFKDGDELVSLIGNAAPLLGGMFFPITVLPNFLKIFSYLFPFSWGLDLMRHLLMNTNTILEINSEYIILTIISIVYLISGIITFKILEKNRVKKVFRAFNISKKCGFNS